Sequence from the Bacteroidales bacterium genome:
TTTTAAAGATATAAGAGCTCTAGATCTATAAACCTTACCTAATAACTCTATTTCTTCTTCAAAAACTTCAGGAAAGTCTGTATTATCAGGAATATGAGGTGTAATAAACTCCTTGGTTTCATCCTTTAGAGTAGAAATATCACCTGGACGACCATTTATCAGTAAACGGTCACTTTTGTTTACTAACACATTCATCACATTCCTAGTTTTAAAATCTGGTGGTTTTGCAGAAGGGTCAGGTGGAGGAGGCAATTTACGACCAATACCTGTATCTACATCCATAGTTGTTGTAACCAGGAAAAAGATGAGTAGCAAGAAAGCTATATCAGCCATCGAGCTAGCATTTAATTCGGGTGTTTTTGCCGCCATAATCTTTTAGTTTTATTATTTAAAAAAGTTGGAAATACTAGCGTAAATAATTGCTAATACTGCCAATGCAAAAATAATGTATGTATAAATCAAACCTGCTCCAACCATTCTGGAAGTTTCAACAGTAATTTTCATTTTTTCCAATTGCATAGGAGTAAATGAATTATCTGCTAAAGCGTAAGCTGCAAACCAAAGGCCTACAATTACTACAAAACCGATAAGTGATTTTAAAGCTTCTTTTGGGTTAGCGAGGATTTGAATTATTGGGAAGATAATAGCGAATAGAGCAGATAATCCAAAGGCAATGTAAGCTACCCAGAAATATCCATCTAGAACACTATCTGAAAGTGCGTCTCCCTGATAAAAAACTACTATCTGATAAATCGCAGCAATAGCAATCAGGATAATTGATACACCTTTAAATATGTTTTTTAATAAATTATCCATATTAATTATTATTTACTTGATTTGTTATGAATAGCAAGGATATCTACAAATTCTATAGTGCTATCTTCCATATCGTTGACAATACTATCGATCTTAGCAACTAAATAGTTATAAAAGATTTGCAAAATAATAGCAACTATCAATCCGAAAACTGTTGTTAAAAGGGCTACTTGAATACCGCTGGCAACAACTGTTGCGGAAATATTACCGGCTGCTGCAATATCAGCAAAAGCACCAATCATACCGATTACCGTTCCCATGAAACCAAGCATAGGTGCAAGAGCAATAAATAAGGCAATCCAAGAAAGTCCTTTTTCTAAACGTCCCATCAGAACGCCACCAAAAGCAACAATAGATTTTTCAACAGCATCTAAGCCGTCATCGTATTTGTGCAAACCTTGCCAGAAAATACTTGCAACAGGTCCTTTAGTGTTTTTACATACTTCTTTAGCAGCATCAACACCACCATTTTGCAAAGCAGTTTCAACTTTATTTAATAATTTCTTAGTGTTGGTTGTAGAAAGATTCAAATAAATAATTCTTTCAACGGAAAGTGCCAAGCCAAAAATTAAGGCTAATAATACAACTCCCATAAATCCGGCACCACCAGTTATAAATTGTTCTTTAAGAATTTGGTGGAATCCTTTATTAACTTCAACCTCTTCTTCTAAAGTTGCTACTTCTTCTACAGCAACAGCTAGAGAATCTGCTTCAACAGCAGTCGAATCTACGGTTTGAGTTAACTCTTCAGTTTGCGCCTGAGCATCTTCTTGAGCTATAACCATATTGGTAAAACCAAAAGATAATAATCCGGCCAATGTTAAAAAAGCAATTAGTTTTTTCATAATAATCCAATTTATTTACAAAACTTCTATTTAATTTATTTTTATTTAGTTCAAAAAACTTGCGGAGAAAGAGGGATTCGAACCCTCGGTACACTTTTGGCGTACACACGCTTTCCAAGCGTGCACCTTAAGCCACTCGGTCATCTCTCCTTTTCTCCAACAGACAATAAAGTCTCTTAGCGGCGGCTAAAATACAAAAAATATAGTCGCAATAAAAAAATGGTATGAATTTTTTCTAATCCGAAGCGTCTTTAAATAATGTGAAAAAAATTATGCGCTAACTGAGTGCAGGTATAGTGTTTACTTATACAAATCATTTTTAACGATTTCTATCAAGCTTTAATCCATTATTGCCATAATTTAAATAATCATTTCCATTCAATTTATGTAACTTTGAAGCGTTTTTTAACCTAAAAAATTTATTATGAAAACTATTGATAATATCAATTTTAACGGGAAAAGTGCTATTGTTAGAGTTGACTTTAATGTTCCATTAAACGAGAAGCTTGAAATAACTGATGAAACTCGTATTAATGCTGCCATTCCAAGTATTAAAAAAATATTAGCAGATGGTGGGTCTGTTATTTTAATGTCGCATTTAGGACGCCCAAAAAATGGTCCGGAAGACAAATTCTCACTTAGACATTTAATACCTACACTTAATAAAAAGTTAAGTACTAATGTTTTATTTGCTTCTGATTGTATAGGAGAAGAAGCTAAGTCGCTTGCTGAAGGCTTAAAAGGCGGGCAGGTTTTACTTTTGGAAAACCTTAGGTTTTACAAAGAAGAAACAAAAGGTGATGATGCTTTTGCTGAAAAATTATCTCAATTAGCAGATATATATGTTAACGATGCCTTTGGTACCGCACATCGCGCACACGCTTCAACGACTATTATTGCTAAGTTTTTTCCTAAAGCTAAAGTCTTTGGCTATGTTATGGCAAACGAAATTGCCAGCATTAATAAAGTGTTAAATGATACTAATAAACCTTTTACCGCAATTCTTGGAGGAGCTAAAGTTTCGGATAAGATAGGTATTATAGAAAATTTACTTCAAAAAGTAGATAATCTTATTATTGGCGGAGGAATGATGTTTACCTTTATTAAGGCTATGAGCGGTGAAATAGGATCGTCATTAGTAGAAGAGGAGTTGTTAAATAAGGCCAACGATATTTTGTCGAAAGCAAAAACTTTAGGTGTATCTATACATATTCCTTCTGATGCAATTGTTGCCGATAATTTTAGCAATGATGCAAATATAAAAGAGGTTGCTTCTTTTGATATTGAGCAGGGATGGATGGGTCTTGATATTGGAACAAAGAGTCGTGAAAGTTTTAAAAAAGTAATTCTTAATTCGGCTACTATTTTATGGAATGGCCCTATGGGGGTTTTTGAAATGGAAAATTTTGCCGAAGGAACTAAAACAATTGCTATGGCTGTTGCCGGTGCTACCTCAAAAGGAGCATACAGTTTAATTGGTGGGGGCGATTCTGTTGCAGCTATAAATAAATACGACTTAGCTCAAAATGTTAGCTACGTTTCTACCGGAGGTGGAGCAATGTTAGAATTTATGGAAGGAAAAGTACTTCCGGGAATTAAAGCTATTTTAGATTAACCATAGCTGTTAGCCGTTAGCTAAAAACAAATAGCTAATGGCTAATGCCTTTTTTTCTTCGTAATCTTAGCATCTAAAGGATATTTTAGATTTTTGAATTTAAAAAGTTCACCTTTTACACTTCCAACAATAACTTCTGATTTAATCAGTATGGGAATACGGTTTTTATCGTCGGTTACCCATAAAAACATAGGGTAAGGATTATCGAAAACTTCGCCTTCAACTACCATAGGCTTAAATTTCATAGTCCTGAACTTTCCAAGACGAGTTTCGACTATTTCTTTACCTTCATAAATAATTACCGAAGTATAGAGTGAATCATCAAGATAAAAATCAATTGGGAAACTACCTCCGATAGGAACATTCGACATATCAAGCTTACGCGCAAAATAAAATGCCGAAACTAAATCTTGAACATTATCGCCTATTTCTATTTCTGTTTTTCTACTTATGGCTTTGTTATTTTTGTAATCAAACAGCACATCATCGTCTACAATATAACCGCCTTCATTAGTTCTTCGCGAAAATCTATAAGACCTAATGCTATCTGCATCAAACACACTCTCGAAACGATCCCTGACTTTAAAGAAAAAATCAAAAGAACCAATAGAATATCCTCGTCCAACGGCATAAGAAACAGCTTGCCCATTTATTTTTTCATCTGACGTATTAATTTTAAGAACAGCTTTGCCTGCATATAATTTACCTATTATGGGAGCATCATAATAAACAATAAAATTAAGCTCTTCGCCTGATTTATATGGTAATTGTTGAGCAGTAGATTGACTGGTAATTAAAATCAGCAGATAGAAAAAAAGATTGAAAATGTAAGACGTTATTGATTTCATATTAGTAGTATGCCAATTAATGTGCCAAAAATAACAAATAAAACTCCATAAAAGCCTTACATCATTTATTTAATGTCACTTCAATTTTCTAAGAAATATTATCTTTGCCAAATAAAAATAAAATCTAAACGTAAAAAATATGGCCAGTAAAATATCTTCAAAAATAGCCATGGAGTTGGAAGACAACTATGGTGCGCATAATTATCATCCATTACCCGTTGTTCTTGCAAAGGGCGAAGGAGCTTTGGTGTGGGATGCCGAAGGAAAGAAATATTATGATTTTTTATCTGCGTATTCAGCTGTAAATCAGGGGCATTGCCACCCAAAGATTATTGGTGCTCTGAAAGATCAAGCCGATATACTTACATTGACTTCTCGTGCATTTTTTAATGATGTATTAGGGGAATATGAAAAATATATTACAGAGTATTTTGGTTATGATAAAGTTTTACCAATGAATACCGGTGCCGAAGCTGATGAAACAGCTTTGAAGTTAGCACGAAAATGGGGTTATGAAAAGAAAGGGATTCCTGAAAATCAGGCTAAAATTATTGTTTGTGCCAATAACTTTCACGGAAGAACAATTACCATTATTTCTATGTCTACTGATCCGGATGCATACAAAGGCTTTGGCCCTTATACTCCCGGCTTTGTTACCGTTCCTTATAACGACATAGATGCTTTGAATAAAGAACTTGAAGATCCAAATGTTGCAGCATTTCTTGTTGAACCTATTCAGGGCGAAGCCGGTGTTTATGTTCCTGAAGAAGGATATCTAAAAAAAGCTTTTGATGCCTGTAAAGCCAAGAATGTGCTTTTTATTGCCGATGAAGTTCAAACTGGTATTGCTCGTACAGGAAAACTTTTGGCTTGTGATCACGAAAATGTAAAACCTGATATTTTGATTTTGGGTAAAGCACTTTCTGGTGGCGTTCTTCCCGTTTCGGCTGTTCTTGCTAATGACGATATTATGCTTGTTATTAAGCCCGGAGAACACGGTTCTACTTTTGGCGGAAATCCTTTGGCTGCTAAGGTAGCTATAGCTGCTTTGGAAGTTGTTAAGGAAGAGAAATTGGCCGAGCGTGCAGAAAAATTAGGGAAAGTATTTAGAGATGCAATGAGTGCTATCGATTCCGATATGATAGAATTAGTTAGAGGAAAAGGTCTGCTTAATGCCATTATCATCAAGCCTAAAAATGGTAAAGAAGCTTGGGATGTATGTGTAAAAATGGCCGAAAACGGTGTGCTTGCTAAACCTACACACGGACATATAATTCGCTTTGCACCACCTTTGGTTATTACCGAAGAGCAATTAGCCGATGCTATCGAGCGTATTAAAAAATCTATTTTAGAGTTTTAATAAGCTTATAATTGAAATAATTATGACTCCTTATCTTTCGGGTAAGGAGTTTTTTTGTGTTTTACTTTGTCAGAAAGGTGGAATCCGAAATTCACTAATTTATGTTCTCCAAAAGGATAATATAAGTTAGCCGTAAATTTTAGGTTCTCTTTAATTATAAATTTCAACAGTTATTCTTTTTAACCTACGGTCATCTTGTTTACCTTTGCAAGCGATTTAAAAAAAGAAATATGTCAAATCAAATTCGATTGCGTTTTGCTCCAAGTCCAACAGGTCCATTACATATGGGTGGTGTTCGTACGGCATTGTATAACTATTTATTCGCTAAAAAATTAAAAGGGGAATTTATTCTGCGTATAGAGGATACCGATCAGACCAGATTTGTAGCCGGAGCAGAAGATTATATTAAAGAGTCTTTAGCTTGGTGTGGTATTGAATTTGACGAAGGTGTAGACGGAAAAGGTAAATATGGCCCTTATAAACAGTCTGAACGTAAAGAACTTTATAGCAAATATGCGCAAGAATTAGTAAGTAGTGGTTGGGCTTATTATGCTTTTGATAGTTCAGAAGAACTTAATAGTTTGCGTGAAAAAGCGGAAAGTAAAGGCGAAGTTTTTACTTATAATATTGCAAGTCGAGCTAATTTAAATAACTCTTTAAATCTCACTACTGACGAAGTAGAAAAAAAGATAGAAGCCGGTGATGCTTTTGTTATTCGTTTTAAAATGCCCGAAAATAGAGAAGTAGTTTTTTCCGATTTAATCCGTGGAGAAGTTAGCGTTAAAACAGCTATGCTGGATGATAAGGTGTTGTATAAATCAGACGGAATGCCAACCTACCACTTAGCTAATATTGTTGATGATCATTTAATGGAAATATCACATGTTATTCGCGGTGAGGAATGGTTACCTTCGGCTCCTTTACATATTCTGCTTTACGAAGCTCTTGCTTGGAAAGCTCCTGAATTTGCCCATTTACCTATTATTTTAAAACCCGTGGGAAAAGGGAAATTAAGTAAGCGTGATGGCGATAAAATGGGCTTTCCTGTCTTTCCTATTCAATGGAAAGATCCTAAAAATGGCGATATCTTTTCAGGCTATCGAGAAGAAGGTTATTTC
This genomic interval carries:
- a CDS encoding MotA/TolQ/ExbB proton channel family protein, whose amino-acid sequence is MKKLIAFLTLAGLLSFGFTNMVIAQEDAQAQTEELTQTVDSTAVEADSLAVAVEEVATLEEEVEVNKGFHQILKEQFITGGAGFMGVVLLALIFGLALSVERIIYLNLSTTNTKKLLNKVETALQNGGVDAAKEVCKNTKGPVASIFWQGLHKYDDGLDAVEKSIVAFGGVLMGRLEKGLSWIALFIALAPMLGFMGTVIGMIGAFADIAAAGNISATVVASGIQVALLTTVFGLIVAIILQIFYNYLVAKIDSIVNDMEDSTIEFVDILAIHNKSSK
- the rocD gene encoding ornithine--oxo-acid transaminase, with translation MASKISSKIAMELEDNYGAHNYHPLPVVLAKGEGALVWDAEGKKYYDFLSAYSAVNQGHCHPKIIGALKDQADILTLTSRAFFNDVLGEYEKYITEYFGYDKVLPMNTGAEADETALKLARKWGYEKKGIPENQAKIIVCANNFHGRTITIISMSTDPDAYKGFGPYTPGFVTVPYNDIDALNKELEDPNVAAFLVEPIQGEAGVYVPEEGYLKKAFDACKAKNVLFIADEVQTGIARTGKLLACDHENVKPDILILGKALSGGVLPVSAVLANDDIMLVIKPGEHGSTFGGNPLAAKVAIAALEVVKEEKLAERAEKLGKVFRDAMSAIDSDMIELVRGKGLLNAIIIKPKNGKEAWDVCVKMAENGVLAKPTHGHIIRFAPPLVITEEQLADAIERIKKSILEF
- a CDS encoding phosphoglycerate kinase, translating into MKTIDNINFNGKSAIVRVDFNVPLNEKLEITDETRINAAIPSIKKILADGGSVILMSHLGRPKNGPEDKFSLRHLIPTLNKKLSTNVLFASDCIGEEAKSLAEGLKGGQVLLLENLRFYKEETKGDDAFAEKLSQLADIYVNDAFGTAHRAHASTTIIAKFFPKAKVFGYVMANEIASINKVLNDTNKPFTAILGGAKVSDKIGIIENLLQKVDNLIIGGGMMFTFIKAMSGEIGSSLVEEELLNKANDILSKAKTLGVSIHIPSDAIVADNFSNDANIKEVASFDIEQGWMGLDIGTKSRESFKKVILNSATILWNGPMGVFEMENFAEGTKTIAMAVAGATSKGAYSLIGGGDSVAAINKYDLAQNVSYVSTGGGAMLEFMEGKVLPGIKAILD
- a CDS encoding DUF3108 domain-containing protein, whose translation is MKSITSYIFNLFFYLLILITSQSTAQQLPYKSGEELNFIVYYDAPIIGKLYAGKAVLKINTSDEKINGQAVSYAVGRGYSIGSFDFFFKVRDRFESVFDADSIRSYRFSRRTNEGGYIVDDDVLFDYKNNKAISRKTEIEIGDNVQDLVSAFYFARKLDMSNVPIGGSFPIDFYLDDSLYTSVIIYEGKEIVETRLGKFRTMKFKPMVVEGEVFDNPYPMFLWVTDDKNRIPILIKSEVIVGSVKGELFKFKNLKYPLDAKITKKKRH
- a CDS encoding glutamate--tRNA ligase; translated protein: MSNQIRLRFAPSPTGPLHMGGVRTALYNYLFAKKLKGEFILRIEDTDQTRFVAGAEDYIKESLAWCGIEFDEGVDGKGKYGPYKQSERKELYSKYAQELVSSGWAYYAFDSSEELNSLREKAESKGEVFTYNIASRANLNNSLNLTTDEVEKKIEAGDAFVIRFKMPENREVVFSDLIRGEVSVKTAMLDDKVLYKSDGMPTYHLANIVDDHLMEISHVIRGEEWLPSAPLHILLYEALAWKAPEFAHLPIILKPVGKGKLSKRDGDKMGFPVFPIQWKDPKNGDIFSGYREEGYFPEAFVNMLALLGWNPGTEQEIFSMEDLINSFSLERVGKSGSKFDPEKTKWFNQQYLRAKPNLELVELFQTELREKQIEIDDNRLEGIIGLVKERAVFVSDLWDQTYFFFRAPKEFNPKVAKKRWKANTPQIIGDLVDLFSQSENWEAETLHNIAANYIEQNGLGFGAVMNALRLAIVGDSKGPDLFRIISFIGREDTLNRLSFALKTI
- a CDS encoding biopolymer transporter ExbD, with translation MAAKTPELNASSMADIAFLLLIFFLVTTTMDVDTGIGRKLPPPPDPSAKPPDFKTRNVMNVLVNKSDRLLINGRPGDISTLKDETKEFITPHIPDNTDFPEVFEEEIELLGKVYRSRALISLKNDRGTSYKMYIAVQDKLAQAFTELKNELSMKKFGRKYADINEDQKKAINKAIPSRVSEAEPEDIGGK